The Saccharomyces cerevisiae S288C chromosome VII, complete sequence genome includes a region encoding these proteins:
- the PFK1 gene encoding 6-phosphofructokinase subunit alpha (Alpha subunit of heterooctameric phosphofructokinase; involved in glycolysis, indispensable for anaerobic growth, activated by fructose-2,6-bisphosphate and AMP, mutation inhibits glucose induction of cell cycle-related genes), producing MQSQDSCYGVAFRSIITNDEALFKKTIHFYHTLGFATVKDFNKFKHGENSLLSSGTSQDSLREVWLESFKLSEVDASGFRIPQQEATNKAQSQGALLKIRLVMSAPIDETFDTNETATITYFSTDLNKIVEKFPKQAEKLSDTLVFLKDPMGNNITFSGLANATDSAPTSKDAFLEATSEDEIISRASSDASDLLRQTLGSSQKKKKIAVMTSGGDSPGMNAAVRAVVRTGIHFGCDVFAVYEGYEGLLRGGKYLKKMAWEDVRGWLSEGGTLIGTARSMEFRKREGRRQAAGNLISQGIDALVVCGGDGSLTGADLFRHEWPSLVDELVAEGRFTKEEVAPYKNLSIVGLVGSIDNDMSGTDSTIGAYSALERICEMVDYIDATAKSHSRAFVVEVMGRHCGWLALMAGIATGADYIFIPERAVPHGKWQDELKEVCQRHRSKGRRNNTIIVAEGALDDQLNPVTANDVKDALIELGLDTKVTILGHVQRGGTAVAHDRWLATLQGVDAVKAVLEFTPETPSPLIGILENKIIRMPLVESVKLTKSVATAIENKDFDKAISLRDTEFIELYENFLSTTVKDDGSELLPVSDRLNIGIVHVGAPSAALNAATRAATLYCLSHGHKPYAIMNGFSGLIQTGEVKELSWIDVENWHNLGGSEIGTNRSVASEDLGTIAYYFQKNKLDGLIILGGFEGFRSLKQLRDGRTQHPIFNIPMCLIPATVSNNVPGTEYSLGVDTCLNALVNYTDDIKQSASATRRRVFVCEVQGGHSGYIASFTGLITGAVSVYTPEKKIDLASIREDITLLKENFRHDKGENRNGKLLVRNEQASSVYSTQLLADIISEASKGKFGVRTAIPGHVQQGGVPSSKDRVTASRFAVKCIKFIEQWNKKNEASPNTDAKVLRFKFDTHGEKVPTVEHEDDSAAVICVNGSHVSFKPIANLWENETNVELRKGFEVHWAEYNKIGDILSGRLKLRAEVAALAAENK from the coding sequence ATGCAATCTCAAGATTCATGCTACGGTGTTGCATTCAGATCTATCATCACAAATGATGAAGCTTTATTCAAGAAGACCATTCACTTTTATCACACTCTAGGATTTGCAACTGTGAAAgatttcaacaaattcaaacaTGGTGAAAATAGCTTACTATCTTCAGGGACTTCCCAAGATTCCTTGAGAGAAGTTTGGTTAGAATCTTTCAAGTTGAGTGAGGTTGATGCTTCTGGGTTCCGTATACCACAACAAGAAGCTACTAACAAGGCTCAAAGTCAAGGTGCTCTATTAAAGATTCGTTTAGTGATGTCTGCTCCAATCGATGAAACTTTCGACACCAACGAAACCGCCACAATCACTTATTTCTCTACTGATTTGAACAAGATTGTCGAGAAATTCCCAAAACAAGCCGAAAAATTGTCCGATACCTTAGTGTTTTTGAAAGATCCAATGGGCAACAACATCACCTTCTCAGGCTTAGCTAATGCAACCGATTCCGCTCCAACTTCCAAAGATGCTTTCTTAGAAGCTACCTCCGAAGACGAAATCATCTCTAGAGCTTCTTCCGATGCTTCTGACTTACTAAGACAAACATTGGGCTCTtctcaaaagaagaagaagattgcTGTCATGACTTCTGGTGGTGATTCTCCAGGTATGAATGCCGCTGTTCGTGCCGTTGTTCGTACAGGTATACATTTCGGCTGTGATGTTTTTGCTGTTTACGAAGGTTACGAAGGTTTACTAAGAGGCGGTaaatatttaaagaaaatggctTGGGAAGATGTCAGAGGTTGGTTAAGTGAAGGTGGTACTTTGATTGGTACTGCTCGTTCTATGGAATTCAGAAAGCGTGAGGGTCGTAGACAAGCTGCAGGCAATTTAATTTCGCAAGGTATTGACGCTTTGGTTGTTTGTGGTGGTGATGGTTCTTTAACCGGTGCTGATCTTTTCAGACACGAATGGCCATCTTTGGTTGATGAATTGGTTGCAGAAGGTAGATTcactaaagaagaagtcGCCCCATACAAGAATTTGTCCATTGTTGGTCTTGTCGGTTCCATCGATAATGATATGTCTGGTACTGACTCTACCATTGGTGCTTATTCTGCTTTGGAAAGAATCTGTGAAATGGTTGACTACATTGATGCCACCGCTAAATCCCACTCCCGTGCCTTTGTTGTTGAAGTTATGGGTAGACATTGTGGTTGGTTGGCCTTGATGGCTGGTATTGCTACCGGTGCCGATtacatttttattccaGAAAGAGCTGTTCCTCACGGAAAATGGCAGGACGAATTGAAGGAAGTGTGCCAAAGACACAGAAGTAAGGGTAGAAGAAATAACACAATTATTGTCGCTGAAGGTGCTTTAGATGATCAATTAAACCCTGTTACTGCCAATGACGTCAAAGATGCTTTGATTGAATTGGGTCTAGACACCAAGGTAACCATTCTAGGTCACGTTCAAAGAGGTGGTACAGCTGTTGCTCATGACAGATGGTTAGCTACTCTACAAGGTGTCGATGCTGTTAAGGCCGTTCTGGAATTTACCCCTGAAACTCCTTCTCCATTAATTGGTATTTTAGAAAACAAGATAATTAGAATGCCATTGGTTGAATCTGTGAAGTTGACTAAATCTGTTGCCACTGCCattgaaaacaaagatTTCGATAAGGCAATTTCTTTAAGAGACACAGAATTTATTGAACTTTACGAAAACTTCTTATCCACTACCGTTAAAGATGATGGTTCCGAATTATTGCCAGTATCTGACAGACTAAACATTGGTATTGTCCATGTTGGTGCCCCATCTGCTGCTTTGAACGCTGCCACCCGTGCCGCAACTCTATACTGTTTGTCTCACGGCCATAAACCATACGCTATCATGAATGGTTTCAGTGGATTGATTCAAACCGGTGAAGTGAAGGAACTATCATGGATTGATGTCGAAAACTGGCATAACTTGGGTGGTTCCGAAATCGGTACGAACAGATCTGTTGCTTCAGAAGATTTGGGTACCATTGCTTACTACTTCCAAAAGAACAAGCTAGACGGTTTGATTATTCTTGGTGGTTTTGAAGGTTTCAGGTCCTTGAAGCAATTGCGTGACGGTAGAACCCAACACCCAATCTTTAACATTCCAATGTGTTTGATTCCAGCCACTGTTTCTAACAACGTTCCAGGTACTGAATACTCACTTGGTGTTGATACCTGTTTGAACGCATTAGTCAATTACACTGATGACATCAAACAGAGTGCTTCTGcgacaagaagaagagtcTTCGTCTGTGAAGTCCAAGGTGGTCACTCTGGTTACATCGCTTCTTTCACTGGTTTAATCACTGGTGCTGTTTCAGTGTACACTCCAGAAAAGAAGATCGACTTAGCTTCTATCAGAGAAGATATAACTCTATTAAAAGAGAACTTTCGTCACGACAAAGGTGAAAACAGAAACGGTAAGCTATTGGTTAGAAACGAACAAGCTTCTAGCGTATATAGCACTCAATTGTTGGCTGACATCATCTCTGAAGCAAGCAAGGGTAAGTTTGGTGTTAGAACTGCTATCCCAGGCCATGTTCAACAAGGTGGTGTTCCATCTTCTAAAGACCGTGTCACCGCTTCCAGATTTGCTGTCAAATGTATCAAGTTTATCGAACAAtggaacaagaaaaatgaagcTTCTCCAAACACTGACGCTAAGGTTTTGAGATTCAAGTTCGATACTCACGGTGAAAAGGTACCAACTGTTGAGCACGAAGATGACTCTGCTGCTGTTATCTGTGTTAATGGTTCTCACGTTTCCTTCAAGCCAATTGCTAACCTTTGGGAAAACGAAACCAACGTTGAATTAAGAAAGGGTTTTGAAGTTCACTGGGCTGAATACAACAAGATTGGTGACATCCTGTCCGGTAGATTAAAGTTGAGAGCTGAGGTAGCCGCTTTAGCCGCTGAAAACAAATGA
- a CDS encoding uncharacterized protein (hypothetical protein; identified by fungal homology and RT-PCR), whose amino-acid sequence MILSKHVNFTYHTYNLIYNFYPDLTNFGMPGSIYGLQSSLKTMEKHVEIPQSIHHYSPFYQLPLIF is encoded by the coding sequence ATGATACTATCCAAACATGTAAATTTTACGTACCATACATATAACCTCATCTATAATTTTTACCCTGATCTAACTAACTTTGGCATGCCTGGTTCAATCTACGGGTTACAGTCATCGTTGAAAACGATGGAAAAACATGTCGAGATTCCTCAATCCATACACCATTATAGTCCGTTTTatcagcttccactaattttttaa
- the YAP1802 gene encoding Yap1802p (Protein of the AP180 family, involved in clathrin cage assembly; binds Pan1p and clathrin; YAP1802 has a paralog, YAP1801, that arose from the whole genome duplication) — translation MSSLYTKLVKGATKIKMAPPKQKYVDPILSGTSSARGLQEITHALDIRLSDTAWTIVYKALIVLHLMIQQGEKDVTLRHYSHNLDVFQLRKISHTTKWSSNDMRALQRYDEYLKTRCEEYGRLGMDHLRDNYSSLKLGSKNQLSMDEELDHVESLEIQINALIRNKYSVSDLENHLLLYAFQLLVQDLLGLYNALNEGVITLLESFFELSIEHAKRTLDLYKDFVDMTEYVVRYLKIGKAVGLKIPVIKHITTKLINSLEEHLREETKRQRGEPSEPQQDRKPSTAISSTSSHNNNSNDKNKSIAQKKLEQIREQKRLLEQQLQNQQLLISPTVPQDAYNPFGSQQQDLNNDTFSFEPTQPQMTAQVPQPTANPFLIPQQQQQALQLTSASTMPQPSEIQITPNLNNQQTGMYASNLQYTPNFTGSGFGGYTTTENNAIMTGTLDPTKTGSNNPFSLENIAREQQQQNFQNSPNPFTLQQAQTTPILAHSQTGNPFQAQNVVTSPMGTYMTNPVAGQLQYASTGAQQQPQMMQGQQTGYVMVPTAFVPINQQQQQQQHQQENPNLIDI, via the coding sequence ATGTCTTCATTATATACTAAGTTGGTTAAAGGGGCGACcaaaataaagatggcCCCTCCAAAGCAAAAATATGTGGACCCTATTCTCTCGGGCACTTCGAGCGCAAGAGGATTGCAAGAGATTACCCACGCATTGGATATAAGGTTGTCTGATACAGCCTGGACCATTGTTTATAAGGCATTGATTGTGTTGCATCTGATGATACAACAAGGCGAAAAAGATGTCACGCTAAGGCACTATTCCCATAATTTGGATGTTTTCCAATTGAGAAAGATTTCGCATACTACTAAGTGGTCTTCCAATGATATGAGGGCTTTGCAGAGATACGACGAATACCTAAAAACACGTTGTGAAGAGTATGGCAGGCTAGGTATGGATCACCTACGAGACAATTACTCCTCGCTAAAGCTGGGCAGTAAGAACCAGCTTTCAATGGATGAAGAGCTAGATCATGTTGAATCATTGGAAATTCAAATTAATGCCTTGATAAGGAATAAATACTCTGTTTCAGATTTAGAAAACCATTTGTTATTGTATGCATTCCAATTGTTAGTACAAGATTTACTAGGTCTGTACAATGCTCTTAATGAAGGTGTCATTACACTTTTAGAATCATTCTTCGAATTGTCCATTGAGCACGCAAAAAGAACACTGGATCTCTATAAGGATTTCGTGGATATGACAGAATATGTTGTTAGATACCTAAAAATAGGAAAAGCTGTCGGTTTGAAAATCCCCGTTATCAAACATATTACTACAAAGTTAATTAACTCCCTTGAGGAGCATTTGAGAgaggaaacaaaaagaCAAAGAGGTGAACCTTCTGAACCGCAGCAAGATAGAAAACCATCTACGGCCATTAGCTCTACCAGTAGTCACAATAACAACAGCAATGACAAGAATAAGTCTATAGCGCAGAAGAAACTGGAACAGATAAGGGAACAAAAAAGACTGCTGGAGCAACAATTACAAAACCAACAGTTGCTCATTTCCCCCACGGTCCCACAAGATGCTTACAACCCATTTGGATCACAACAGCAAGATTTAAATAATGACACCTTTTCATTCGAACCAACCCAGCCACAAATGACCGCTCAAGTCCCTCAACCAACTGCTAACCCCTTCTTGATACcgcaacaacagcaacaggCTTTACAGTTGACATCTGCGTCTACAATGCCACAACCAAGTGAGATACAGATTACTCCAAATTTGAATAATCAACAAACTGGGATGTATGCTTCTAACCTTCAATACACCCCAAATTTCACCGGCTCAGGGTTCGGCGGATACACGACCACCGAGAACAATGCAATTATGACCGGCACTTTAGATCCAACAAAAACGGGGTCTAACAACCCATTTTCGCTAGAAAATATTGCCAGAgaacagcaacaacaaaatttccaaaactCCCCAAATCCTTTTACCCTCCAACAAGCACAAACCACCCCGATTCTTGCTCATAGTCAAACAGGTAATCCATTTCAGGCTCAAAACGTGGTGACATCACCAATGGGCACATACATGACGAATCCCGTGGCCGGTCAACTTCAGTATGCCTCTACTGGTGCGCAGCAGCAACCACAAATGATGCAGGGTCAGCAAACAGGGTATGTTATGGTTCCCACTGCGTTTGTCCCCATCaatcaacaacagcaacaacagcagcatCAGCAAGAAAATCCTAACTTAATAGATATATAG
- the MPC3 gene encoding mitochondrial pyruvate carrier (Highly conserved subunit of the mitochondrial pyruvate carrier (MPC); expressed during growth on nonfermentable carbon sources, and heterodimerizes with Mpc1p to form the respiratory isoform of MPC; MPC localizes to the mitochondrial inner membrane and mediates pyruvate uptake; MPC3 paralog, MPC2, heterodimerizes with Mpc1p to form the fermentative MPC isoform; protein abundance increases in response to DNA replication stress) → MSASAFNFAFRRFWNSETGPKTVHFWAPTLKWGLVFAGLNDIKRPVEKVSGAQNLSLLATALIWTRWSFVIKPKNYLLASVNFFLGCTAGYHLTRIANFRIRNGDSFKQVIHYIIKGETPAAVAAKQTASTSMNKGVIGTNPPITH, encoded by the coding sequence ATGTCAGCATCAGCTTTTAATTTTGCCTTTAGAAGATTTTGGAATAGTGAAACAGGCCCTAAAACAGTACACTTCTGGGCCCCAACTTTGAAGTGGGGGCTGGTCTTCGCAGGGCTAAATGATATTAAGAGGCCTGTTGAGAAGGTATCAGGAGCACAAAATTTATCTTTATTAGCGACGGCACTGATTTGGACGCGTTGGTCGTTTGTCATCAAGCCCAAGAACTATCTGTTAGCTTCCGTCAATTTTTTCCTGGGTTGCACTGCAGGCTACCATCTAACAAGAATTGCTAACTTTAGGATACGGAACGGTGATTCTTTTAAACAGGTTATTCACTACATAATAAAAGGGGAGACTCCTGCAGCCGTCGCAGCAAAGCAAACTGCATCCACATCGATGAACAAAGGTGTGATCGGTACTAATCCGCCAATAACGCACTGA
- the LSC2 gene encoding succinate--CoA ligase (GDP-forming) subunit beta (Beta subunit of succinyl-CoA ligase; succinyl-CoA ligase is a mitochondrial enzyme of the TCA cycle that catalyzes the nucleotide-dependent conversion of succinyl-CoA to succinate): protein MYSRKSLSLISKCGQLSRLNAQAALQARRHLSIHEYRSAQLLREYGIGTPEGFPAFTPEEAFEAAKKLNTNKLVIKAQALTGGRGKGHFDTGYKSGVHMIESPQQAEDVAKEMLNHNLITKQTGIAGKPVSAVYIVKRVDTKHEAYLSILMDRQTKKPMIIASSQGGMNIEEVAERTPDAIKKFSIETSKGLSPQMAKDVAKSLGFSPDAQDEAAKAVSNLYKIFMERDATQVEINPLSEIEHDPTHKIMCTDAKFGFDDNASFRQEKIYSWRDLSQEDPDEVKAKKYDLNFVKLKGNIGCLVNGAGLAMATMDVIKLNGGDPANFLDCGGGATPETIKQGFELILSNKNVDAIFVNIFGGIVRCDYVALGLVEAARELEVRVPIVARLQGTKVEEGRDIINKSGVKIYSFDELDPAAKKVVELTQN from the coding sequence ATGTACTCAAGAAAATCCTTATCCCTAATTTCAAAGTGTGGGCAATTAAGCAGGCTAAACGCGCAAGCTGCTTTACAAGCAAGGAGACACTTGTCAATTCATGAATACAGGTCAGCTCAGTTATTGAGGGAATACGGTATTGGTACTCCAGAAGGATTTCCAGCGTTCACTCCCGAAGAGGCTTTCGAAGCAGCCAAGAAATTAAACACTAACAAACTGGTCATCAAGGCGCAGGCATTGACCGGAGGTAGAGGTAAAGGTCACTTCGACACCGGTTACAAAAGCGGTGTTCACATGATCGAAAGTCCTCAGCAGGCAGAGGATGTTGCAAAAGAAATGCTCAATCATAACCTGATTACTAAACAGACGGGAATAGCGGGGAAGCCAGTATCTGCTGTATATATAGTGAAAAGAGTAGATACAAAGCATGAAGCTTATTTATCTATTCTAATGGACAGACAAACCAAGAAACCGATGATCATTGCGTCCAGTCAAGGTGGTATGAATATTGAAGAGGTGGCTGAGAGAACCCCAGATGctataaagaaattttcaattgaaaCTTCAAAGGGATTGAGCCCACAAATGGCCAAGGATGTTGCCAAGAGTCTCGGTTTCAGTCCCGATGCACAAGACGAGGCAGCAAAAGCTGTTTCCAATTTGTATAAAATATTCATGGAAAGGGATGCTACACAAGTGGAGATTAACCCTTTGAGTGAAATTGAACATGATCCAACCCACAAAATCATGTGTACAGACGCCAAATTTGGGTTTGATGATAACGCATCATTCAGACAGGAAAAGATATATTCCTGGAGGGACTTATCACAAGAAGATCCTGATGAAGTTAAGGCAAAGAAGTatgatttgaattttgttAAGTTGAAGGGTAACATTGGATGTTTAGTCAATGGTGCTGGTTTGGCTATGGCTACTATGGATGTCATCAAATTAAATGGAGGCGATCCTGCGAACTTTTTGGATTGTGGTGGTGGTGCCACCCCTGAGACCATCAAACAAGGTTTCGAATTGATCTTATCCAATAAGAACGTAGATGCAATTTTCGTCAATATTTTCGGCGGTATCGTAAGATGTGACTATGTTGCCCTGGGGCTGGTAGAAGCCGCCAGAGAACTAGAAGTTAGGGTCCCCATTGTGGCACGTTTGCAAGGTACCAAAGTAGAAGAAGGCCGCGACATTATCAATAAGTCAGGCGTGAAGATTTATTCGTTTGATGAATTAGATCCTGCTGCTAAAAAGGTCGTTGAATTGACCCAAAATTAA
- the SDA1 gene encoding Sda1p (Protein required for actin organization and passage through Start; highly conserved nuclear protein; required for actin cytoskeleton organization; plays a critical role in G1 events; binds Nap1p; involved in 60S ribosome biogenesis): MGRRSRAAMLPTNIILLQNLVKRDPESYQEEFLQQYAHYESLRDIFMLNGLAGGDSAAATNGLDVGNGSSTMAGTNGTTMSTSTSQLIELVGFVSQVCSCFPRETANFPSELKQLLLEHHKSLPFELKEKILSCLTMLRNKDVITAEELIQSLFPLLVAYSSHGNSLGVNSHAKELRKIIYTNLISLLKSCNTNGKNQKLNKSTQAVCFNLLDQPDSQGIWATKLTRELWRRGIWDDSRTVEIMTQAALHQDVKIVMSGVMFFLDADREREENFEENSEDEDGFDLDALRHKMQVNKKTGRRGKKLENAIKTVKKKKKNGPGAPQGYLNFSAIHLLRDPQGFAEKLFKEHLSGKTKNKFDMEQKISLMQLLSRLIGTHKLIVLGIYTFFLKYLTPKQRDVTRIMSACAQACHDLVPPEVINVMVRKIADEFVSDGVANEVAAAGINTIREICSRAPLAIDEILLQDLVEYKGSKAKGVNMAAKSLIALYRDVAPEMLKKKDRGKNAAMEVQEAKKGGKDSKRPQFGADNSVQGIAGIELLAKWKKEHGEESENEDADANWEVDVDSEEDDVDGEWVTMDSDKEYDVDMEDSDDEKDNAKGKESDSDLELSDDDDEKEVKDEQEDADIDPEAAFREIASTRILTPADFAKLQELRNEESVAKIMGIHKQDKREELVDASTLTGPIKYKQSREERLQKVLEGREGRDKFGSRRGKRDNMRSTTNREKERRKNFVMSIHKRSVRGKQKMSLRDKQKVLRAHITKQKKKGY, translated from the coding sequence ATGGGTAGAAGAAGTAGAGCAGCTATGCTCCCAACAAATATCATTCTTTTACAGAATTTGGTAAAGCGTGACCCAGAGTCCTATCAAGAGGagtttcttcaacaatatGCACATTATGAATCGCTAAGGGACATTTTTATGTTAAATGGGCTTGCTGGAGGTGATTCTGCAGCTGCCACTAATGGGCTCGATGTAGGAAATGGATCTTCTACAATGGCAGGTACTAACGGTACCACCATGAGCACTTCAACTTCGCAACTTATTGAATTGGTTGGCTTCGTATCTCAAGTCTGCTCATGTTTTCCTCGTGAAACTGCAAACTTCCCGTCTGAATTAAAGCAGCTTTTGCTGGAACACCATAAGTCCTTGCCATTTgaattgaaagaaaaaatcttaAGTTGTTTGACGATGTTAAGGAATAAGGACGTCATTACTGCTGAGGAATTAATTCAAAGCTTATTTCCTTTATTGGTTGCTTACTCTTCCCATGGTAATTCACTCGGCGTTAATTCACACGCCAAGGAATTGAGGAAAATCATTTATACaaatttaatttctttattaaaaaGTTGTAATACTAATGgtaaaaatcaaaaattgaacaaatcTACGCAGGCCGTTTGCTTTAATTTGTTAGATCAACCAGATTCCCAGGGAATCTGGGCCACAAAATTAACCAGAGAACTTTGGAGACGTGGTATTTGGGATGATTCAAGAACAGTAGAAATTATGACCCAAGCAGCATTACATCAGGATGTTAAGATTGTCATGTCTGGTGTgatgttttttttggatGCTGACAGAGAAcgtgaagaaaattttgaagaaaattccGAGGATGAGGATGGGTTTGATTTAGATGCATTAAGGCATAAGATGCAagtcaataaaaaaacgGGTAGACGTGGTAAGAAGCTGGAGAATGCCATAAAAACtgtgaagaagaagaagaagaacgGACCGGGTGCTCCTCAAGGGTATTTAAACTTCAGTGCTATCCACCTTTTGAGAGATCCACAAGGATTTGCCGAAAAATTGTTTAAGGAACATCTTTCAGGCAAAACGAAAAACAAATTTGACAtggaacaaaaaatatctttgaTGCAGCTGTTATCAAGGTTGATTGGTACCCATAAGTTAATTGTTTTAGGaatttatactttttttttaaagtaCTTAACTCCGAAACAAAGAGATGTTACAAGAATTATGTCCGCATGTGCCCAAGCATGTCATGATCTTGTCCCTCCTGAAGTTATAAATGTCATGGTGAGAAAGATTGCAGACGAGTTTGTATCAGACGGTGTTGCCAATGAAGTCGCTGCTGCAGGCATTAATACCATTAGAGAAATATGCTCTCGTGCACCTTTGGCTATCGATGAGATTCTACTACAGGATCTGGTAGAATATAAGGGGTCTAAAGCTAAAGGTGTCAATATGGCTGCCAAGTCATTGATAGCGTTGTATAGAGACGTGGCACCAGAAAtgctaaagaagaaggatcGTGGTAAGAATGCCGCCATGGAAGTACAAGAAGCCAAGAAAGGAGGTaaagattcaaaaagaCCGCAATTTGGTGCCGACAACAGTGTTCAAGGGATTGCTGGTATCGAACTGTTAGCCAAATGGAAGAAAGAACATGGTGAAGAgagtgaaaatgaagacgCTGATGCCAACTGGGAAGTAGATGTCGATAGCGAAGAAGACGATGTCGACGGTGAGTGGGTCACCATGGATAGTGATAAAGAATATGACGTTGATATGGAAGATAGTGACGATGAAAAAGACAATGCTAAGGGCAAGGAATCAGATTCCGATTTGGAACTAAgcgatgatgacgatgaaaaagaagtgAAGGATGAGCAAGAAGATGCAGATATAGATCCCGAAGCTGCCTTCCGTGAAATTGCTTCTACACGTATTTTAACTCCGGCAGATTTCGCTAAACTACAAGAATTGCGTAATGAGGAAAGCGTTGCTAAAATAATGGGTATCCACAAACAAGACAAGCGTGAAGAGTTAGTTGATGCAAGTACACTAACAGGCCCTATCAAATACAAACAGTCTCGTGAGGAAAGATTACAAAAGGTGTTGGAAGGTCGTGAAGGTAGAGACAAATTTGGTAGTAGACGCGGTAAGCGTGACAACATGCGTTCTACTACCAacagagaaaaagaaagaaggaagaactTTGTTATGTCTATTCACAAGAGATCTGTTAGAGgtaaacaaaaaatgtcACTACGAGACAAGCAAAAAGTGTTACGTGCACACATCAccaaacaaaagaagaaggggTATTAG